In Mycolicibacterium phocaicum, one DNA window encodes the following:
- a CDS encoding YbaB/EbfC family nucleoid-associated protein, which produces MIEMHPEVAAVLQQAQRLQSVMDEQLAKMNTESFTATDEAKTVEVTLNGHHWLTDLFIEDGLLRLGADTVEARINEALGNATAKATESIDADRARLNELVAEITASNPPAQP; this is translated from the coding sequence ATGATCGAGATGCATCCCGAGGTCGCTGCGGTTCTCCAGCAGGCCCAGCGCCTGCAGTCGGTCATGGACGAGCAGCTCGCCAAGATGAACACCGAGTCGTTCACCGCGACCGACGAAGCCAAGACCGTCGAGGTCACCCTCAACGGGCACCACTGGCTGACGGATCTGTTCATCGAGGACGGCCTGCTCCGCCTCGGCGCGGACACCGTGGAAGCCCGGATCAACGAGGCCCTGGGTAACGCGACCGCGAAGGCCACCGAGTCCATTGACGCCGACCGGGCCCGTCTCAACGAGCTGGTCGCCGAGATCACGGCCAGTAATCCGCCCGCGCAGCCGTAG
- a CDS encoding DUF7373 family lipoprotein — MTTAKLAAATAAVALLAGCTTVTTGDATKDPSFKPGDAIVSLLNPGNYPTAPKPGPAMKPGAESGRIIDGERMGEYVVGPWEVDPQLLHVGFISTGLLFSVVSLLSPELDQLAQQHHLIYGFGSGRHTDANADHLRKLQNTVLRFPNPDEAAAAASDLYTQHPGIHDPSTKPNIPVPGHPESRMLQTTMPDGTYATSIISPHGPYVLIQSGMAQESADVSLQLALKALDMQAPRIDDFKPTDPSQFATMQTDPEGLLTRTVPTKEHKGNQGLWGPRGLLHFDDDPVQTAAALTAAGVDVISVRGAYLYRAKDAAAATQLAQKLAQPGGKNPSEPGPVVPGLPSAKCRAINYADVKALVYDCVTSFDRWVYTTSSLQPFDATQRMASQYLLLTAK; from the coding sequence ATGACGACCGCCAAACTGGCCGCGGCGACTGCGGCCGTTGCACTGCTGGCCGGCTGCACGACGGTGACGACCGGCGATGCGACAAAAGATCCGTCGTTCAAACCGGGTGACGCCATTGTCAGCCTGCTGAACCCGGGCAACTACCCGACGGCACCGAAGCCAGGGCCTGCGATGAAACCGGGAGCCGAGAGCGGCCGGATCATCGACGGCGAACGCATGGGCGAGTACGTCGTTGGGCCGTGGGAGGTTGATCCGCAGCTGCTGCACGTCGGCTTCATTTCGACCGGCTTGTTGTTCAGTGTCGTATCGCTCCTGTCGCCAGAGCTAGACCAACTGGCCCAACAGCATCACTTGATCTACGGATTCGGCTCTGGCCGCCACACGGACGCCAACGCCGACCACCTCCGCAAACTACAGAACACCGTTTTGCGCTTTCCAAATCCCGACGAAGCGGCTGCCGCAGCATCTGATCTCTACACCCAGCACCCGGGCATCCACGACCCCTCAACGAAACCCAACATTCCGGTACCTGGGCACCCGGAGTCGCGGATGCTCCAAACCACCATGCCGGACGGGACGTACGCCACTTCGATCATTTCGCCGCATGGCCCATATGTCTTGATCCAAAGCGGCATGGCACAGGAAAGCGCCGACGTCTCCCTGCAATTGGCCCTCAAAGCGCTCGATATGCAGGCGCCCAGGATCGATGACTTCAAGCCAACTGATCCCAGCCAGTTCGCGACCATGCAGACCGATCCTGAAGGATTGCTCACGCGGACGGTGCCCACCAAGGAACACAAGGGAAATCAAGGCTTGTGGGGGCCACGTGGCCTGCTTCATTTTGATGACGACCCGGTCCAAACCGCAGCGGCGTTGACGGCGGCCGGCGTAGACGTCATCTCGGTGCGCGGCGCCTACCTCTATCGAGCCAAGGACGCCGCGGCTGCGACGCAGCTGGCTCAGAAGTTGGCCCAGCCTGGCGGCAAAAACCCCAGTGAACCGGGCCCCGTCGTACCCGGCCTGCCCTCGGCCAAGTGCCGGGCGATCAATTATGCCGACGTGAAGGCGCTCGTCTACGACTGCGTCACGTCGTTCGACCGATGGGTGTATACGACGTCCTCGTTGCAGCCATTCGACGCCACACAACGAATGGCATCCCAATACCTGCTGCTGACTGCGAAATAG
- a CDS encoding DUF7373 family lipoprotein, with protein MKIARLTAATAAVSVLAGCTTVTTGDAAKDPSFKSGDAIVSLLNPGNYPTAPKPGPAMKPGAESGRLIDAERLGEFVVGPWEVDPTLISIGVNVTGLFLDADRLNSVEPGPMKQIAKDHQLINGFGSGRGTNRGADHDNQLVILVLRFPTADLANDAARQFSEQAPVIDRAAPNQPIPIPGHPEALAHESTTADRSFTVSAYTPHGPYVLYQYALSDVNVDTATQFVAKALDLQTSRIDKFQPTDPAQFATMQTDPEGLLSRTVPTKEHTGNQGLWGPRGILHFSDDPLQTGTDLTAAGVDVVSVRGTHIYRAKDAAAATQLAQKFAEPDAKNPTEPGPAVAGLPSAKCQATDAAEIKARVYSCAAALDRWVYTAASLQPFDATQRMASQYLLLTAK; from the coding sequence ATGAAGATCGCCAGGTTGACCGCAGCGACTGCCGCAGTGTCAGTGCTGGCGGGCTGCACAACGGTGACGACGGGTGACGCGGCCAAAGACCCGTCATTCAAGTCAGGCGACGCCATCGTGAGCCTCCTCAATCCCGGAAACTATCCGACGGCACCCAAGCCCGGGCCCGCGATGAAACCAGGCGCCGAATCTGGACGCCTCATCGATGCCGAACGGCTCGGCGAATTCGTCGTCGGACCGTGGGAAGTGGATCCCACCCTGATCAGCATCGGGGTGAACGTGACGGGCCTGTTTCTCGATGCCGACCGTCTGAACAGCGTCGAACCCGGTCCCATGAAGCAGATCGCGAAAGATCATCAACTGATCAATGGGTTCGGTTCCGGTCGCGGAACCAACCGCGGCGCGGATCACGACAACCAATTGGTGATTCTGGTGCTGCGCTTCCCAACTGCTGACTTGGCCAACGATGCCGCCCGCCAATTCTCAGAGCAGGCGCCGGTCATCGATCGGGCCGCACCCAATCAACCGATACCAATTCCCGGACACCCGGAAGCGCTCGCTCATGAGTCCACAACAGCAGACCGTAGTTTCACGGTCAGTGCGTATACGCCGCACGGGCCATACGTGCTCTATCAATACGCGTTGAGTGACGTAAACGTCGACACCGCAACACAGTTCGTTGCCAAGGCGTTGGACCTGCAGACTTCGCGCATCGACAAGTTCCAGCCAACCGATCCAGCACAGTTCGCCACCATGCAGACCGATCCTGAAGGCCTGCTCAGCCGGACGGTTCCCACGAAGGAACACACGGGCAATCAGGGCCTATGGGGGCCGCGCGGCATACTTCATTTCAGTGACGACCCACTGCAAACGGGTACCGACCTGACGGCAGCCGGCGTAGACGTCGTTTCGGTACGCGGCACCCACATCTACCGTGCCAAGGACGCCGCGGCCGCGACGCAGCTCGCGCAGAAGTTCGCCGAGCCCGACGCTAAGAATCCCACCGAACCGGGCCCCGCCGTAGCCGGTCTCCCCTCCGCGAAGTGCCAGGCAACCGACGCCGCCGAGATAAAGGCGCGGGTCTACTCCTGCGCTGCAGCACTGGACCGGTGGGTCTATACCGCAGCATCGTTGCAACCATTCGACGCCACCCAGCGGATGGCCTCCCAATATCTGCTGCTGACTGCGAAATAA